A region of the Ranitomeya variabilis isolate aRanVar5 chromosome 5, aRanVar5.hap1, whole genome shotgun sequence genome:
tgcaacgtgacgcctgcagaccaatccatttaagtctgcattccaaatggcgctccttccattccaagctctgtcatgcgcccaaacagtgcttcccccccacatatggggtatcagcgtactcaggacaaattggaaaacaacttttggggtctaatttatcctgttacccttgtgaaaatacaaaactgggggctaaaatatcctttttgtgaaaaaaaaagaatttttattttcacggctctgcgttataatctgtagtgaaaaacttggtggttcaaagctctcaaaacacatctagatatgttccttagggggtcgactttccaaaatggtgtcaattgtggggggtttcaatgtttaggcacatcaggggctctccaaacgcagcatggcgtcccatctcaattccagtcaattttgcattgaaaagtcaaatggcgctccttcccttccaagctctgccatgcgcccaaacaatggtttacacccacatatggggtatcagcgtactcaggacaaattgcacaacattttttggggtccaatttcttctcttacccttgggaaaataaaaaattgggggcgaaaagatcatttttgtgaaaaaatatgattttttatttttacggctctgcattataaacttctgtgaagcaattggtgggtcaaagtgctcaccacacatctagataagttccttagggggtctactttctaaaatggtgtcacttgtgggtggtttcaatgtttaggcacatcaggggctctccaaacgcaacatggcgtcccatctcaattccagtcaattttgcattgaaaagtcaaatggcgctcctttccttccgagctctgccatgcgcccaaacagtggtttacccccacatatggggtatcagcgtactcaagataaactgtacaacaactttggggtccattttctcctgttacccttggtaaaataaaacaaattggagctgaaataaattttgtgtgaaaaaaagttaaatgttcatttttatttaaacattccaaaaattcctgtgaaacacctgaagggttaataaacttcttgaatgtggttttgagcaccttgaggggtgcagtttttagaatggtgtcacacttgggtattttctatcatatagaccctcaaaatgacttcaaatgagatgtggtccctaaaatgtgttgtaaaaatgagaaatttctggtcaacttttaacccttataactccctaacaaaaaaaaatgttggttccaaaattgtgctgatgtaaagtagacatgtgggaaatgttacttattaagtattttgcatgacatttcTCTgtgagttaagggcataaaaattcaaatttggaaaattgcgaaatattcaaaattttcgtcaaatttccatttttttttacaaataaacgcaagttatatcgaataaattttaccactaacatgaagtacaatatgtctcgagaaaacaatgtcagaatcgccaagatccgttaaagcattccagagttataacctcataaagggacagtggtcagaattgtaaaaattggcccggtcattaacgtgcaaaccacccttggggcttaaggggttaaagttgaaaaacacttcaaaaatgctgcgtctgaataAAGCCCAAgttggagaggaaattttcggcctggggttaaatatttggccttacaagcaagtcattaacctgcaaaggatgtaccttgtcaTATtttcaagcaaaacccgttttggtttcattttcatgtgttttttgtggcaccgggaaaaatggcatgaatctgggaaaaaatgattaaggctgtgacctaggagttaggaatgcttccaggggcgatccccttgatgttcctttgtcatttgagcagtgttttcatcatttttagatgtttttagaccttataaggacccccggggggatcgcggtaaaaatactcgggtctcccatagacttacattgggctcgttattctggccgagtacccgagtattccaatctgctcgacccgagtaacgagcacccaagcattttagtgctctctcacCCATCAGTGCCAATTAtggaataaatatataaataaatggttactaaaaaaaattcagattttaTTTGGAGTTTTAAGTTTAATACTGCCCCTCCTTGCTGGCACCGTGTAATAAATACAGCTCTTAAGGTCCTGTTTTTGCAGTCTATAACAGGTCAATCAGTTCTCATTGGCACATTCACAGAATCTTCAACAGTGTGTGACAAATGGTGTCAGGCACGGTGGTTTGTTTTGCTGATCTTCAGGAACCCGATTACAGATTGTTTGAATTTAAACTGTAAATTTCAGGACATTTGACCCAAACTCAATCCTCATGGGTTGATCTGCCAATCTCTATTCTTCAGAGATAAAAGTTTTATTTAAtatacaaaaaaaccctgtttgtGAGAAAAGAACAGACAAATCGTGGCGCCTTAAGTGCGTAAGCACAATAATATAGTCTTTGCACAATTGTATGCACTCACCTGATAGGAAACTAATATGGCTTTAGATTATGTATCCTTAAAAATCCCTCTGAGATACTTTTaaatatacagggcttgcagcttgcctcgggtggattTAAGAGATAGAGCCAGAGtcaggctcacacaggatgagtaaatcaagaaaagcacatccagcccatgaatggcagcgcttcccaggactcacatccaaagatgatagttcatattttttttatttcataacttaaaatagaagagatacaacgcatttcggatacagtatatatccttcttcaggtatcataaaaacacagtacaaatcctactagtataaaattcaatcaCACTTATATATAGTagcaaaccttttatcccagcctcataaacttgatttggggtgtggaccaagttcaggatcacacccactgattgatggagccttgttgatgcaaaataaaaaaacacaattaaaaaaaaaaacaaagtttaaaCTCTGTCTATGATATCATTCAATTCATTTGGATATAATGTTAGCGATACATATCCAAAACATTTCTTTACGGTTTAAAAGAAAATTCCaccagagggtatctgctccaccggacttacttttatgttaaaaatgtTGGCATGTTTAATTTTTACTGTAATTTGtaagtaggatttgtactgtgtttttatgatacctgaagaaggatatatactgtatctgaAACGCGTTGTATCTCCTCTATTTTAAATtatcaaataaaaaaatatgaaatatcatctttggatgtgagtcctgggaagtgctgccattcatgggctggatgtgcttttcttggagTTTTATTTAATTGAGAGGATAGTTGTAAGGGTTCCTCATGAAAGAAAAACAGATTTTCAGTAGTTCCATTATGGTGACAAAATAATTGCCCCAGTGAACCAAGTCACCCAATCAGTTTGCTCATTGTCTCCTTGATGTTTCTATTTCTTAGACTGTATATTATTGGATTCAGCTATGGCGTCACCACTGTATAGAACAGAGAGACAACCTTTTTAATAGTCATTGAAACTCCTTTTGTGGGAATCATATAAATAGTGATTAATGTCCCATAGAAAATGGAAATGACGGTCAGATGGGAACTACAGGTGGAGAAAACTTTCCTTTTTTGCAAATCAGAAGAGAGGCTGAGGATGGTGTTCACTATGAATCCATATGACATTACGGTCAAGACAGAGGGTAAAATTATGAGAAAAACACTCAAATAGAAAGCCTCCATCTCCACTGTCAATGTTTCTGAACAAGACAGTTTTATTATTGGGGCAAAATCACAAAAGAAATGGTCGATTATATTTGGTCCACAGAATTCCAGTCCAAAAAGAGAGAGAGTAGTTACAAGTATAAGTGAAGCCCCTAAAATCCAAGCAATCATGATCATTTTTAAAAACAAATCAAAATTCATGATGGTGGCATAGCGCAGAGGGTTACAGATAGCCAGATACCTATCGTAAGCCATTACTGCCAGTATAAGGCACTCAATAGACTCGGAGAATCCAAAGACGTAAAACTGGAAGATACAACCTGAAAAAGACAAGATCAATCCATCATTGAGTATGCAGGCAAGAGTGTTAGGAACTATATCTGTGGTGAGCAAAATGTCCGATATGGACAGCTGTGTGAGGAAGAAGTACATGGGAGTGTGGAGGGTCCTGGTCAAGGACACCAGGGCGATGATCAAGAGATTCCCACAGATTGTCACACAGTAAACCACAAGGAGCAGAATGAAGAGAAAGATCTTCAAATTGTGCATATTTGGGAAGCCAAGAAGAAATATTTCATCTACTGTGGTGTAGTTTCTTTCATCCATTACAAGGAAAGCTGCTCGTTACTCAAGTCAAGAAAACAGGCATAGACAAAATCTGACCGGCTGAGAATGTAGTTCATATAATGAACAGAAATGGCAGCAATTGAAAAGAAAGAACCCAAAAGAGTGAATGTGAACGCTCTTTATAGCTTACATGTAAATGCTACAGAGAAAAGCCTTAATGCTCCTGAATACTGCAGAGATTTCACTAATAAGTCGATAGGGGAAAAGCATGAAGTCAAATAAATATTCTTATTATAACTACTTTGGAAGCTTTACAGAGCAAGTTACAGAGCTTATACTAGTAGAAAGCCAAATTGTACTCGTTTTCAAAAGCTGGAAAAAAATTGCCATTTGTGCTTTCATAGCGAGAGTCTAAAAAGCGTGACCAACCAATAACCATCACATTCCTTCATGGTATTATAACACCTGTCCCAAAAGCAATGTGAAATACAGCTTTCCATGCATGTCAGCAAAATTGAGGTCCCTTTATTTTCATTATTGTAGCCCCATTGTAATGGTTGATTGTCATGGGCATCATCATTCATACTCTGTCCAATGCTTGTTCAAGTTTATGTCCTCCTCCACTTACCTCTGATCTTACTCTTCCTCCTGTAGCATGGACATTCAAGGTCCCTAAGAGCCAAAGGTGATGCTGAAGAGGTGCatattgttttttttccctctatacCATATTGCATGCTTGTGAGTTATTTTTTAAGGATAAATGTGTTAGggtttgagttcccacctctgcacagggtgaatctagagccatctctgctgtggtctcccattcttctcctgccacagtggagactgctcaacagagatgtcagtcccagtgtctcgctcaatctgactctgtgaggaggattactgctgcttttccagcttctgccattgaagtcagtgctgggcagtggtgatcagacgtttttgggactaagtccttcttttctccttctgagcatgcccagggtaagatctctcattggagatcgagggtcacatgcttggatactgtagCAAAGCCCAtttgtcctccaggaaggtcctgaaggtgctcaggctttgtggcagcttctcattggtccttctaggaaggtcctgttctggctgcatctataaaaggcacgcatggccgcacggccatgcgctagtatctttctaagttatgtgctttgtgccagtgtggtcatgtaagattgtgttcagggacccggctgaaataagcccctagaatgctggcacctccggcgaggagtttgtgtattcagggacctggctgaaataagccctagaatgctggcacctctggcgaggagttttgtgtgcatgcatgaccactgactgctctctgttgggcagatatcctgtgctcctgtgaagtctaacagggtgcagagctttgctttgctttcacggctgccctGTGAGTTAACAGAGTTAGCAATACCgcaatatagtgctgccatttgctagcagcaggttttcctgcacggtggaccccgggctgcgaacacatcaataataataataaaaacctaTATTctcttggtgcgttctgctagccctaacagtatactagcgccagggtctagctagtaaatggcggatgatcaccgtctacagtggtacatccagcagctggagggtaggttggcagctctagagcatacaacctcagctgtggacataACTGCTgtcactgttcaggctgcaagtgcagctgcagccagtttgtccgcagccacccctgctccgactatatcccgtctcccgcttccagacaagtttgctggtgacagtaagctatgttggggattcgtgagccagtgttccatacatcttgagctcctggctgcacattttcctatgGAACGGTCgaaagtgggattcattttgtctcttttgtcgggcagggcgttggagtgggcaacgccgctttgggagctcaatgattgtgtggtgcagagtgctcctctcttcctggatgctctgaggcaggtctttttgggacctcgtgtcactcacgatgCCGCGCTCCAATtattggcaattactcagggttcatccatagtcagccagtttgccgttcaattccgcactctagcctctgagctagaatggccagataaagtccttattccggtgtactggaaaggactggctgatcatgtaaaggacgccttggccaccagggagattcccgccacactggaggagctcatttcagtatctacccgcatcgacctccgttttaacgagcagaggttggagcggacccagtgtaggcagaggttttggctggctcccaccttcgccaaacctctagaatctcctgttctggcgttcgactcccatgaggccttggaggtttctcgagcgggacctaagtctctgaCCGCTtgagtacctgtggtgtgtaaaaattgtcaacaactgggacattacgctaacaagtgtccacagcggtcgggaaacgatcgcgtctagtgtccataggaggaggttcactagacacagcagcattttcctccaagctgtcctttaaagggacaatt
Encoded here:
- the LOC143773247 gene encoding olfactory receptor 11L1-like, which produces MDERNYTTVDEIFLLGFPNMHNLKIFLFILLLVVYCVTICGNLLIIALVSLTRTLHTPMYFFLTQLSISDILLTTDIVPNTLACILNDGLILSFSGCIFQFYVFGFSESIECLILAVMAYDRYLAICNPLRYATIMNFDLFLKMIMIAWILGASLILVTTLSLFGLEFCGPNIIDHFFCDFAPIIKLSCSETLTVEMEAFYLSVFLIILPSVLTVMSYGFIVNTILSLSSDLQKRKVFSTCSSHLTVISIFYGTLITIYMIPTKGVSMTIKKVVSLFYTVVTP